From Kryptolebias marmoratus isolate JLee-2015 linkage group LG15, ASM164957v2, whole genome shotgun sequence, a single genomic window includes:
- the LOC108237387 gene encoding gonadotropin-releasing hormone II receptor-like (The RefSeq protein has 1 substitution compared to this genomic sequence) gives MNTSLWDSAAMYAVVGNHQPNASCNGSSGASNWTAGEDAPQLPTFTTAAKVRVVVTLALCGVSAFCNLAVLWAAHADGKRKSHVRMLIINLTVADLLVTFIVMPVDAVWNITVQWLAGDLACRLLMCLKLLAMYSCAFVTVVISLDRQSAILNPLAINKARMRNRIMLTVAWGMSVVLSIPQIFLFHSVTIVHPEDFTQCTTLGSFAARWHETAYNMFTFSCLFLLPLVIMITCYSRIFHEISKRLRKDNLPSTEVHLRCSKNNIPKARMRTLKMSVVIVLSFIICWTPYYLLGLWYWFFPDDLADKVSHSLTHILFIFGLLNACLDPVIYGLFTIRFRKGLRRYYGNAASAMDAENNTVLTGSFTCPGSMSLKRELRRASQERLMLRSDSNRAEPPSLRNSFLTDDNDAERDPDPESAL, from the exons ATGAACACGTCTCTGTGGGACTCTGCAGCCATGTACGCCGTGGTGGGGAATCACCAACCGAACGCCAGCTGCAACGGCTCCTCCGGCGCTTCCAACTGGACGGCCGGAGAAGACGCCCCCCAGCTGCCCACGTTCACCACAGCAGCCAAAGTCCGAGTGGTGGTCACCTTCGCTCTCTGTGGTGTGTCGGCCTTTTGCAACCTGGCCGTGCTGTGGGCGGCACACGCCGACGGGAAGCGCAAATCCCACGTCAGGATGCTGATCATCAACCTGACAGTGGCCGATCTGCTGGTGACCTTCATCGTGATGCCCGTGGATGCTGTGTGGAACATCACGGTCCAGTGGCTCGCCGGCGACTTGGCGTGCAGACTCCTGATGTGTCTGAAGCTGCTGGCCATGTACTCCTGCGCTTTTGTCACTGTGGTGATAAGTCTGGACAGGCAGTCAGCCATCCTCAACCCTCTGGCGATCAATAAAGCCAGGATGAGGAACAGAATAATGCTCACTGTGGCGTGGGGCATGAGCGTTGTGCTGTCAATCCCTCAG ATCTTCCTTTTTCACAGCGTGACCATCGTCCATCCGGAGGACTTCACCCAGTGCACGACGCTGGGGAGCTTTGCCGCTCGCTGGCACGAAACGGCCTACAACATGTTCACGTTTTCCTGTCTGTTCCTGCTGCCGCTGGTCATCATGATCACCTGTTACAGCAGGATCTTCCACGAGATTTCCAAACGACTGAGGAAGGACAACC TGCCATCCACTGAAGTGCACTTGAGATGTTCCAAAAATAACATCCCCAAAGCCCGGATGAGGACTCTAAAGATGAGCGTCGTGATCGTTTTGTCTTTCATTATCTGCTGGACTCCGTATTACCTGCTGGGCCTGTGGTACTGGTTCTTTCCTGACGATTTGGCGGACAAAGTGTCCCACTCCCTGACCCACATCCTGTTCATCTTCGGCCTCCTCAACGCCTGCCTGGACCCGGTGATCTACGGCCTGTTCACCATCCGCTTTCGGAAGGGGCTCCGGAGATACTACGGCAATGCCGCCTCAGCCATGGACGCTGAAAACAACACGGTCTTAACGGGGTCGTTCACCTGTCCCGGCTCTATGTCCCTGAAAAGAGAGCTCAGGCGTGCCAGCCAGGAGAGGCTGATGCTCCGGAGCGACAGCAACAGAGCGGAGCCGCCGTCGCTAAGGAACAGTTTTCTGACAGACGACAACGACGCAGAAAGAGATCCCGACCCTGAGAGCGCCCTATGA
- the wdr93 gene encoding uncharacterized protein wdr93 — protein sequence MSREVPLLELPGVAQLPEDTSCLACSEDSRYLALGHPRGLSVWCASSFSRVAEWLQDRLEITLIQMSRMAETTYLLGAVDDMGVARVFALHSNVIHLLSVLNAMEDVNKRSICLTFELHAGGRYGAAVVSCHGAVCLQVLQLPSAAWLKELEAVASQKQDQNLPEETAVQWSPVAVMFKITPPKVPLGGAVDGPLGVGSTADFLAHCFALDVVRSSARPGEKLSFAADAGKTKEAREGLRGCTWHFLLRCGQFSGDSEAHLQPGLPVAVAVWWSGSHNLLQYSLQKAPKNKPDLAPAPDVLWPNAEEIVCSAVSRCSRYIGLGLEDALVCIWDRRTGAPLSIVSVPAENLLRMQFVDNWTPLAAEPVHVLVLCKNGALHSIAAGHGTQSCTVQLPERPKGSRDLPAVMLSVPFLRAVLLVVQRDGKMFLRDVINKTTLCFLSLPSSHRIASPCSPVYALDAKQQVLFIRGDQEASHSASAKKGGRNQLFVFSFGQADIIEQFVVPQPDPPELQPTLCHDALEEICNLYLQQRVLSADERSKALERTWGRLQETAVTIQQRRQGHSHPS from the exons ATGTCCAGAGAAGTGCCTCTGTTGGAGCTGCCAGGTGTGGCTCAG cTTCCAGAGGACACAAGCTGCCTGGCGTGTTCGGAGGACAGCCGGTACCTGGCTCTGGGCCACCCCCGGGGCCTGTCCGTGTGGTGCGCCTCGTCTTTCAGCCGTGTGGCCGAGTGGCTGCAGGACAGGCTGGAGATAACACTCATTCAGATGAGCAGAATGGCTGAGACGACCTACCTGCTCGGCGCCGTTGATGATATGG GCGTCGCCAGGGTGTTTGCGCTTCATTCTAACGTTATTCACCTTCTCAGTGTTCTCAACGCTATG GAAGACGTCAACAAGCGGAGCATCTGTTTGACCTTTGAGCTGCACGCGGGCGGGCGTTACGGCGCGGCGGTGGTCAGCT GTCACGGTGCCGTGTGCCTCCAGGTCCTCCAGTTACCGTCAGCCGCGTGGCTCAAAGAGTTAGAGGCAGTGGCGTCACAAAAGCAG gACCAAAACTTACCTGAAGAAACGGCTGTCCAATGGTCTCCAGTAGCAGTGATGTTTAAAATCACACCACCCAAAGTCCCATTAG GGGGAGCGGTGGACGGTCCACTTGGGGTTGGCTCCACGGCGGACTTTCTTGCACACTGCTTCGCTCTGGACGTCGTCAGGAGCAGCGCTCGTCCCGGAGAGAAGTTATCTTTCGCCGCAGATGCCGGCAAAACAAAGGAGGCCCGCGAAGGCTTGAG GGGTTGTACATGGCACTTCCTCCTGCGCTGCGGACAGTTTTCTGGTGACAGTGAAGCTCATTTGCAGCCAG GTTTGCCTGTCGCTGTTGCTGTGTGGTGGAGTGGGAGCCATAACCTCCTTCAGTACTCCCTCCAAAAAGCTCCAAAGAACAAACCAG ATTTGGCACCCGCACCTGACGTTTTGTGGCCGAACGCGGAGGAAATCGTTTGCTCCGCTGTCAGCAGATGCTCCCGTTACATAGGTCTTGGGCTTGAAGACGCTTTGGTGTGTATCTGGGACAGGCGAACCG GAGCACCACTTTCCATTGTCTCAGTGCCAGCGGAAAACCTCCTGAGGATGCAGTTCGTGGATAATTGGACCCCACTGGCTGCAGAACCGGTCCACGTTTTGGTGCTGTGTAAAAATGGAGCCCTTCACTCAATCGCTGCAGGACACGGGACGCAGTCCTGCACCGTGCAGCTCCCTGAAAG GCCAAAGGGCAGCAGGGATCTCCCAGCTGTCATGTTGTCAGTGCCCTTCCTACGAGCCGTG TTACTTGTGGTCCAAAGGGATGGAAAAATGTTCCTGCGAGACGTCATCAACAAAACCACGCTGTGCTTCTTGAGTCTTCCTTCATCCCATCGAATCGCCTCTCCCTGCAGCCCCGTGTACGCTCTGGACGCCAAACAGCAAGTCCTTTTCATACGAG GCGACCAGGAAGCCAGCCACAGCGCTTCTGCTAAGAAGGGCGGCCGgaatcagctttttgttttcagtttcggGCAAGCCGATATCATCGAGCAGTTCGTCGTTCCGCAGCCGGACCCCCCTGAACTGCAGCCAACGCTTTGCCACGACGCTCTGGAGGAAATCTGCAATCTCTACCTGCAGCAAAG AGTGCTGTCTGCGGATGAAAGGAGCAAGGCTTTGGAGCGAACGTGGGGGAGGCTACAGGAAACTGCAGTGACAATACAACAAAGACGACAAGGCCACAGCCATCCCAGCTGA